One window of the Vigna unguiculata cultivar IT97K-499-35 unplaced genomic scaffold, ASM411807v1 contig_573, whole genome shotgun sequence genome contains the following:
- the LOC114172447 gene encoding elongation factor Tu, mitochondrial-like, giving the protein MRVPTPAFFSNYRPQFYLRTADITGKVELPENVKMVMPGDNVTAVFELISAVPLEAGQRFALREGGRTVGAGVVSKVLS; this is encoded by the exons ATGAGGGTGCCGACACCCGCTTTCTTCTCTAACTACAGACCCCAGTTTTACTTGAGGACAGCTGATATCACTGGAAAAGTAGAGTTGCCTGAAAATGTTAAGATGGTTATGCCCGGAGACAACGTTACTGCTGTGTTTGAATTGATTTCAGCAGTTCCACTTGAAGCAG GACAAAGATTTGCCTTGAGAGAAGGCGGCAGAACAGTTGGTGCAGGTGTGGTGTCAAAAGTACTGAGCTAG